The Oryzias melastigma strain HK-1 linkage group LG13, ASM292280v2, whole genome shotgun sequence genome window below encodes:
- the il12a gene encoding interleukin-12 subunit alpha — protein MATFLTYFTSCALLLTWSWRTSTAVPVRAPGAGRDQQCAALFKDLLFSTRGNFIEDLCHGMIPFSDVTLRSAETVYACAPNPTENSNCWMQRNSSFSESECMRNIMKDLAFYDAAMQSYLKSDLSRPEIEIPPLRHTLTIIQELRRGCSLTANGDISSMEDSTNLWPNDSFKNRQKMCKMMKGLHVRSITINRALGYISSGDHRK, from the exons ATGGCGACATTTCTCACTT ACTTCACCAGCTGTGCGCTGCTGCTCACGTGGAGCTGGCGCACATCCACGGCGGTGCCAGTGCGCGCTCCGGGCGCAGGCAGAGACCAGCAGTGCGCAGCGCTCTTCAAGGACCTTCTGTTCAGCACCAGGGGCAACTTCATC GAGGATTTATGTCATGGAATGATCCCATTCAGTGACGTGACGTTGAGGAGCGCTGAAACGGTGTACGCATGCGCACCTAATCCGACTGAG AACTCCAACTGCTGGATGCAAAGAAATTCCTCTTTCAGTGAG AGTGAATGCATGAGGAACATCATGAAAGACTTGGCCTTCTACGATGCAGCTATGCAGTCCTACCTCAAATCTGACCTCTCCCGGCCCGAGATCGAGATTCCTCCTTTGAGGCACACTCTGACAATAATACAGGAACTGAGGAGG GGCTGTTCCCTGACAGCGAATGGGGACATCAGCTCCATGGAG GATTCTACGAATCTGTGGCCAAACGACTCTTTCAAAAACCGTCAGAAGATGTGCAAGATGATGAAAGGGCTGCACGTGCGCTCCATCACCATCAACCGAGCCCTGGGCTACATCTCCTCCGGAGACCACCGGAAGTAA